A region from the Parasphingopyxis sp. CP4 genome encodes:
- a CDS encoding XrtA/PEP-CTERM system exopolysaccharide export protein, with protein sequence MRINSSKMAFWLGVSAVALSGCAGGSGQQLPPASFVSSTQGPGEQYIIGPLDSLTIFVWRNPELGAEVQVRPDGRITTPLIQDMVAVGKTPAMLADDISVMLAEYITEPRVSVIVNEFSGTYAQRIRVIGATEEPASIPYRANMTLLDAMIAVGGLSEFASGNRARLVRHDPVSGQQEEYALRISSLLRRGDTSANVDLRPGDVIIIPESMF encoded by the coding sequence ATGCGTATCAATTCCTCGAAAATGGCTTTCTGGCTGGGTGTTTCGGCAGTTGCACTTAGCGGTTGTGCTGGCGGTTCCGGGCAGCAGTTGCCGCCCGCTTCATTTGTCAGTTCGACACAAGGACCTGGCGAACAATATATTATCGGGCCGCTTGATTCCCTGACAATCTTCGTTTGGCGCAACCCTGAACTCGGCGCCGAAGTGCAGGTGCGTCCTGATGGCCGCATCACCACGCCACTGATCCAGGACATGGTCGCTGTCGGAAAAACGCCGGCGATGCTCGCTGACGATATTTCGGTCATGCTTGCCGAGTACATCACCGAGCCGAGAGTTTCGGTGATCGTCAACGAATTCTCGGGAACATACGCCCAGCGGATTCGGGTCATCGGTGCCACCGAAGAGCCTGCCTCGATCCCGTATCGCGCCAATATGACCTTACTTGACGCCATGATCGCTGTTGGCGGGCTTTCGGAATTTGCTTCCGGCAACCGTGCGCGCCTTGTGCGCCATGATCCGGTCAGCGGGCAGCAAGAGGAATATGCCCTGCGTATTTCCAGTCTTCTGCGTCGCGGCGACACGAGCGCCAATGTCGATCTGCGCCCCGGCGATGTGATCATTATCCCTGAAAGCATGTTTTGA